TTGGGTCTGTCTCGGTGAACACCGCATTGTAGGTTTGCTTATTTAATATGTTAATTGAGTGTCCTATGTTTATGGCCGTCTCTAATTTATCCCCAGTGAGTACACAGATGGTCATCCCCGCGTCTCTCAAGTCCTGTATCACCTGGGGGACGTCATCCTGCAGCTTGTCATCTATCCCGGTGCAGCCAATGATAATCAAATTGGCCTCTGCTTCATCGTAGAACTTTCCCAAATAGTCTTCACCCTCTTTGCGCTGCtccgatttttttcttgcctcCACATGGTGTTGGTACATGTTGGCGAATTCTTCCTCGGTGAGGTGTTTATACCCCAAGACGAGGGTCCTCAACCCGGAGGTGGCAAATGCATTCAGCTGGTACATCACGTGGTCCACTATGTGCTCTTGGTTCTTCGCCGCTAGCTTCAACACACTGGTGTCTGCTCCTTTGACTAGCATGTagatttctttcttttcattttttacaattaggGACATGCGCTTCCTCACGTTGTCAAATGCGAAGACGTCTAGTATTTCGTAGGCCAGAATGGGCACGACCACCcggttgtttttttccccctcgcgTTTGGCCTCCTCCTTCGGGTTTGCCCTGTTCGCTGTGAAGAGGTTCTTCATGGGGATGGCTACGTGCAGGTTGGCGCTTTCTTTGATGCCGCTTTCCTTGTTGGCGCTCCCCATATTGCCGCTTTCCCTCCCTGGGGCATCGCTCAGCCGGGGGTCCCGCCTCCTCTCCCGGGAAGAGCCCACCTCCGGGAAACACACATCAAAGTTGTCTTCGTAGTAGCCCTTCTTCTGCAGAAAGTCGTTGTAGGCCTTCTCCCCCAGGATGAACCTCTGGGCGAAGGTGGACGTGAGCTCAATTTCGATCGTCGTCAGGTTGGGTCTATTCACGAATTCGCAGCCCAGGTAGAGCGCCGTGCTGATTAGGGCCAACTCGTCCGGCGAGCTGGCGTCGTACTGCGGCTGCGGCTGTGTGAGGTACGTGTAATTGATCATCGTTTCGCGGTCGAATATTTTGGTCTTCTCGGGGTTGCCTTCGCCGGAGGGGGCGCGGGCGGGGGGGGCCCCTCCCTCGCCCGAAGCAGGTCCATCCGCCTCATTTACTACCATGTCTGCAGCACGTTCACCCGCTTCGTTCGCTTCCCTGGCTTCCCTGGCTTCGCTCGGCTCGCTGGCCGCGTTGGCCGCGCCGCCCACCTCGTCGATGTCCACGTTCCGTATCATCGCGCTGTGGCAGAGGCTGAgcacgaggaggaggaagtgcACCTGGTCCTCCACGTCGCCCCGGATGCTGTAGATCTTGTTGACGAAGAGGATCCTGTTGAAGAAGACGAACTCGTTTTCGCCCCTCTGGAAGTCGTCCTCCGCGTAGACGTCCGCGGCGGCGTGCTCGCTGGTGAGGCTGTTCCTGTGCATGAggctcttcttctccttgtgGGGGTTGACGGAGGTCTTGGACCACGTGAGGGGCGGCAGTTCGCAGGACTCGCCGCTGCCGTCCTCCGAGCTGAGGCTGGGGTCGGCGCTGTCCCTGGTGGGCAGGTCCTCCCCGCCGCGGCGATTCCTCCAGTCACGCTGGCTCTTCCCGCACAAGCCACTCATCCCGCCGCTCACGCCGCTTGCACCGCTTGCACcacttccaccgcttccgccgctcccccccccgcgcctGCGCAGGATGTTCTCCCTGATGTTGCTAAAATCGTAGAAGCCGTAGATGCCCTTGTTCCCCAGCCCGATGTTCTGCAGCTGCATGATGTTCTGCGTGAGCGTGCCGGTCTTGTCCGAATAGATGTGCGTGATGTTGCCCATTTCTTCAAGGAGCTGCCCAGCCTTGCTGAGGGCGTGCCTGCCACACTTGGCGCTGTACATGTCGTTGTCCCAATTTATTAGGTACCCTTGCAAAAGGCGAACGACCTCCCAAATTAGAAGAAGATCCACTGGGATGAAGGACCCAAAGAGGAGAATCATAGATCCAATGGTGATGAAAAACGTTTTGAGGCTATCTGCCTGATGGCCCAGATTTAAGTACCACAAATTGTAGCCCTTTCTCCTCATCCATAGGACACCCGCAATTGCAACGATGAAGGAAATTAGCACTTGGCATATGATGAGGACAATCACATGGTTGCCATAAACGAATTCTAATCTCGACCACTTTTGCCTGGACTTGGTGGAGGCATTCTTCATCAGCTTGGTTCTATTGCCCGTGTTGATAACCAGTCCGTAGATCCACTTGGTGTTTACGAGGGATGTTCCTCTGAGGACTACGTTATCTATGGTGACCTGCACAGCTGTGCGTTCTGCGCTGAGGTGATCCTCCTTGGTGTGGCTCCCCGAAAAGGAGCCACTTCCCTGTTTGTCCCTCCACCCAGGGGTGGCTACTTCGTCATTATGTTCATCCGTGTGGCAGTTgcttattttccccctttccgtTTTCCTCCTATTTTTATCCCCAAGTTGGTCCTCCCCAGAAGGGGCTCCCCCCTTATAGGCATCGTAAAAGTGCACTAGCTGTCCTCCCTCCTTCTTATATTGCAGAGGAGGCAAGAGCATATGCCCCTTGTaatcaaaaatattatcatttggACTTTCACTTATTAACTCTGCCTGGCAGTACCCAGCATGTTTATCATCCTGAAAGTATTTGGCAACATCTGGAAGGCAATACTTCTGTTTCACGTTCGACTCTCCATCAACATTCTTCGTTTCAATATTAACgattccctttttgtttgaCGAATTGAGGATAATTAAATCGGCAGGGAAGTACTCataggaaaatatttttactacatCTCCATCCTTCACatctgcccattttttctccttcaaaaTGCCCTCTTGAAAGACCATGGTCTTTTTGCTGTTCTCTTCATTATCTGATTTATGCCTCTGTAGGTCTTCAAAAAATTCCTTTATCATGGCGACCACGATGATGAAGACCAGGGGGATGAGGTAGGTGGGCATTCCCTTCGAGTCTGTGATTTCGGGGATGAGTTGCAGCATGGAGATGGAAAGAAAGTACAAATTTCCCAATCGTAGGAATTGAAAGAAAACGATTAGTGGTAGGAAGCTATACAGTTTGTATTTTGCTGTGcgtatttcatttttgtgttttttcccaaatATGAGATCTATGTTAAGGTCTTCttccttcagcttctcctGGGCCTTCCTTATGTACTGCTCGTGGTTTTCCTTGGTCACCTCAAAGTTGGAGATTAGGTATATTCTGTTTTCGTTGCTCGTGCCCCTGATTTTGGTGGATATCCACTCCAGGAGGTTCATCACCTGCGTGTGCAGCATGGTTCCGCGGCGGCCTTCGCAGGGGGTTCAGAAGAGTACCTTCGAAGAAGTGCCTCCAGGTGAGCACGTCCAGGTGAGCACTTCCAGAGGTTTACCTCCAACTGGCACCTCTAACTGAGTGCGCGCCCCTTCGCCCCCCAACACTGCAGATGCACACAGGTGGAGGCGAATCGGGCGCGGCGACTCAGCTTGGCGTGGCGCGTGCCATGTACTGCTGGGCGGCGCAGAATCACGGGGGGCGCGCGTCGAGCGGGGCGCTGGGCCGGCCGGTCTTCTCACCTCGCCGTAGGAGGAAGTTTAAAAGAGGTTCAAATGGTGTggcggtaaagcggtaagGCGGTTTAGCAGCTCGGCGGTGTAGCAGTTCCGCGGTTTAGCAGCTCggcggtaaagcggtaagGCGGTTTAGCAGCTCGGCGGTGTAGCAGTTCCGCGGTGTAGCAGTTCCGCGGTGTAGCAGCTCGATGGTTTAGCAGCTCGATGGTTTAGCAGTTCCGCGGTGGCGTGGTTATGCGGTTCAGCGGTTTAGCGGCTCGGCGGTGGCGTGGTTATGCGATTACACCGCTGCGCTGTTACGCTGTTAGGCCGTTACGCTGTTGCGCCGCTACTCTGCTGCACGCGACGGAGCGCCCCTCTTCTCCTCCGCCCGTCACATCCTGCGCGAAACGAACACAAGGGGGCGCGGGCTCCACGCAGGGAGGAGGCATAAAATTGGCGCGTGTCACGAGTGGGGGGGCAGCTGGGTATGCTCGCGCGGGGAGCGTTCAAATGGGCACGCTCAAATGGGAAGTGTTCAAATGTGCCGCTTAACCACTGCGGAACAAACGTAACAAAGTGGGGCGTCCCCCGGCGGCGTAAAAAATGAGGTCAAAAAGAATTGCCCTGGAGGTGCCTCGACAATTGGCGTTGGCGATGTGCACACAGGGGTGAGGCGATTAGGAAGTTAGGACGTCCGCGTGAGCGAACGTGATCGCACGTGCGTAAGCATGTGTGTggtgtgtgcatatgtacgcatgtacGTTTGCACACGGAAGCGCGCGTCGGACAGGGGGGCTAATGGTTAGGCGAATGGTGAGGCGAATAGTTGGGCTACGATCGAGCGACGCGctgatgagaaaaaaataagggaGCGATGGCTTGAATAATGGCGCGAAGGTGACTCCAAAAATTCCAcaaatgaaggggaaaataaaatgtgttGTGGGGGAATTTCTCACCAGAAATGCACAAACGCATCCAGCACATGGGGGCGCGTCGGTCTGAGCGTCCGTCTGAACGTCCGTCGCCCGAAGCGCATCGACTGGGCCGACTTCCAACTCGCAAGGGGCCGTGCGCACGTAAACAAAGCTGAACGATGAACGATTCGCGCTTCACAAATCACGCGCTGGGATTATTACACAGGGTAGGCTAAAGGGTGAGCGGACACCTGTGCCTTGGCGGGGTGGGGGCAAAACGGGCACACAATTGCAAAGGAACACGCGCGTATACCTTCCCCCTCGTTGCATACATGGGACAAATGcgcgaagggaaaaaataaaacaaaaaaaaaaaaaaaataaaaataaaataaagggaaataattaaaagggggggccgGAACATTTGGTTATGCTCAGCATGCAGCCCCCTTTTCGCGGTTACGCGTGCGTGCCGAGATTaaccggaaaaaaaaaaaaaaaaaaaaaaaaaagctgcaatGGTATACAAGTCGTGACAAACCCGTTTGGTTATCTTGCCTTATCTTTCCCcacccacaaaaaaaaagaaaaaatcaacCATTTGAGGAAAACTACCACCGAGTtgttatagaaaaaaagaaaaaccttGGATGTAAAATACATCACCGCTGGGAAAAGTTCAAACCGAGCGAAGCTTCTGCGAGTTAGCCGACCAAATAGGTTCCTCCATTTGAGGCGAAacggaaataaaaagaagaagcaacaaACAGCGTTGTATCGTATTACTTCTCTTTCTCTTCGCTTCCATTCGCGCAGAGCGAAGGCGTGGGGAAGGTCTCATAACGGAAGCGAGGCATTCCCGTTGTACCAGTCGACAAAAACAGAAAATCGAAGCTCTGGCAGGAGAGCGAGTAGGAAGCGGACTCAGCCAACCCCCCTACAGATTAACCGCGGAGttaataaggaaaaaaaaaatgccttaaGGCGGCAACGAGGAGTGACCGCCTCGTTACGTGACCGACTGGCAGAGTGAGGCAGTACCAGGAAAGGCAGCCAAGTGGATAAGCCTCCAACTGGATAAGCAGCCAACTGGTTAAAACGCCAACTGGAtagaccccccccccctctatTTGCCCTTCCTCCCAAACCGATTATACAAATGCGCAAATTCAGGACAGTCATTTTGTTCCTCGTTATTTACCTCTCGTTTtacctgacccgttcatacAATGGTACGCATCCCCAGGGAAGGGGAGGCGCCCGCGTGGGCAGTAGTTTGTCTCTCCATACGTAGAGAGCGCCTTTGTAAAACTTCCCTACGTGGAGGAAGATTCCCTGTTGATAGGTGTCCCCCCCTCCGATCGAGTTTCCCTTATGAGGGTTACCGCGTTCACCTgaatatgcacatttttcatGACGATGCGTATtaattgttccttttttttttttttttttttcttttttccccacccacCTGTAGACAACTTCGACGATATCGTAATTGTGGACGAGTCGGAGGAGGACCGGATGAAAAGTGCTGGAGGTATATATATTGCTCACTGGGCGGTCCCGCGTGACGCCCACACTTTGCATGCACGGTTGACCCACTCTACataccgctccccccgcaggtgcAGAGAAAGGTGCAAAGAAAGGGTTAGATACAGAGGCCGCGTCAGAGGCAGAGAGCGAGGCCGAGCCGGATGCCGAGTCGGATGCCGAGAGCGACGCCCAACAGCTGATACACTCCTGGGCGGGCGACAACGAAAACCTGCTGTACCTCAAAATAGGGATTTTCCTGTGCCTACTGGTAGTGACCATCGCGAACGGAGTGGTGGGCAGAAAGACGAACAGAACGATCGCCCTCTACTGGCTGAGATCATGCAAAGATATTTTCCTCCAAAATTTTGCCAAAttgggaaatgaaaaatcttttttatttgaaaagtCATATGACAAGTTTGAGTTTTACTGTACAGGTAGGAAGCACTGCAATTACTATTTcgttaatttaaatttatgcaAAAGGCAATGTCTCTGGAGGTATTACCTGCttagccattttgtgaaagagAACGACAGCATGAGTGTAGCCATTCATTTTGATAAGCTAGATAAGGGGGTTCTGTGTGTATTTAAAAAGCACCAGAAGAAGTACATCGattgccgcttccccaatttaaacaaatacacaaaaatgatggcgaaaaaggaattgaAGGGAAGCTACGAAATTAAGGGGGACTCCAATGAAATTATGGAGTTAGTCctgaatggaaaaatattaaattttctgAACACCTACGATAGGTATGTAAACTACGTGTGCATCACGGACATTGCTCTGTTTGACTCGGAGGACAGGCTCAGtggggagaaggaggagaagcacccGAGTGAGCAGAAAGATCAACAGGGAAACAGGGGAGGGAAACACAAGTTCTGCTTCCTCAACTTTGTCATCCCCAAAAATGTCGAAGACCTCCGCACGCTGGTGAGCTTTTCAATCTACATGATCGACGCTTGCTACTGCATCGAGCTGTCGGAAAAGGTCAGGGACCACGTGAGGAAGATGCGAAGCATTGTGGAGAAGGAGGACTTGAGGAAAAAGCAGCAACTGAAGGAATTGCAGGAGCGGAAGAAGGCCCAGAAATTGcaagaggagaaggagagggTTGAAAAGATGTCCGCCGAGCAGCAGCGGAAGTacgaggagaagaagcagaagaagagcttgaagaagatgaagaaaattaaaattataaagatgTGACGTTTGCCGCGAATTTGGGGCGGTGTGATTTGGAGTAGCGTGATTTGGAGTGGCGTAGTTTGGAGTGGCGTAGTTTGGAGTGGCGTAGTTTGGAGTGGCGTAGTTTGGAGTGGCGTAGTTTGGAGTGGCGTAGTTTGGAGTAGCTTAGTTTAAGTTACcactttttttgccttttttttgccttttttttgcctttttttcgccttttttttgccctttttttgccctttttttgccctttttttgcctttttttcgccattttttctgTCCCTTCTACACCATTTGTTTGATTTGTCCCCCATCGGCGCGCAGCCACTTCGTTTTTCCTCCCACGCCGCAGCGAGGAGGCCGAACGAACGTCTCACCGCTCGCGCGTTTGTCACAGCTTGATGCGTTTTGCCATTTAAGTTTAAGTTTTTCCTCTTAATGTTGGTGGCCTCCGCGAAACCGACCGAGTCTAACGCGGCCGCCGCTAAACCGAACCGAGTTTGACGCAACTTTGGTCAACGTACTTTACGATGTCCATGAAGGTCTCGTCCAGTGAGCCCTTTCCTATGAGGAACCCATCGACGGGGGTCTTTTCCAGGTAGttctgcggggggagagCAGCACAGGGGGGGTGGACAAATGGGATGGGCAGCACAAGAGGGGTGGTCAAACGGGGATAGTAGCATGGTTCGGGTGGACAAATGGGGATAGCAGCACGAATCGGATCTTCAAACGGGGATAGTAGCATGGTTCGGGTGGACAAACGGGGAGACTCACCTCCATGTTGTGCCGGGTCACCGATCCACCGTAGACGATTTTCACCGCGTCGCTTGTTTGCGCGTCCACCTCTTCTGCTAGGTTTCGCTTGAtgtctgcgcgggggggaggccagAAAGGGGCAGCAATAAGGGATGGGCGTAAGTGGGAGGCGTAAGTGGAAGGCGTAAGTGGAAGACGTAAGTGGAAGTGCACACGAGGACACTCCTACGAAGGGgtgcagcaaaaaaaaaaaaaacaccagcTGAGACGTCTCCTTAAAATGAATTCTCCTCCGTTCCCAGTTGGCTCCCCtcctttatccttttttttttttttttttttcccctctcttTTTGGTCTTCCC
Above is a window of Plasmodium vivax chromosome 8, whole genome shotgun sequence DNA encoding:
- a CDS encoding hypothetical protein, conserved (encoded by transcript PVX_095290A), whose amino-acid sequence is MRKFRTVILFLVIYLSFYLTRSYNDNFDDIVIVDESEEDRMKSAGGAEKGAKKGLDTEAASEAESEAEPDAESDAESDAQQLIHSWAGDNENLLYLKIGIFLCLLVVTIANGVVGRKTNRTIALYWLRSCKDIFLQNFAKLGNEKSFLFEKSYDKFEFYCTGRKHCNYYFVNLNLCKRQCLWRYYLLSHFVKENDSMSVAIHFDKLDKGVLCVFKKHQKKYIDCRFPNLNKYTKMMAKKELKGSYEIKGDSNEIMELVLNGKILNFLNTYDRYVNYVCITDIALFDSEDRLSGEKEEKHPSEQKDQQGNRGGKHKFCFLNFVIPKNVEDLRTLVSFSIYMIDACYCIELSEKVRDHVRKMRSIVEKEDLRKKQQLKELQERKKAQKLQEEKERVEKMSAEQQRKYEEKKQKKSLKKMKKIKIIKM
- a CDS encoding potential phospholipid-transporting ATPase, putative (encoded by transcript PVX_095285A), whose translation is MLHTQVMNLLEWISTKIRGTSNENRIYLISNFEVTKENHEQYIRKAQEKLKEEDLNIDLIFGKKHKNEIRTAKYKLYSFLPLIVFFQFLRLGNLYFLSISMLQLIPEITDSKGMPTYLIPLVFIIVVAMIKEFFEDLQRHKSDNEENSKKTMVFQEGILKEKKWADVKDGDVVKIFSYEYFPADLIILNSSNKKGIVNIETKNVDGESNVKQKYCLPDVAKYFQDDKHAGYCQAELISESPNDNIFDYKGHMLLPPLQYKKEGGQLVHFYDAYKGGAPSGEDQLGDKNRRKTERGKISNCHTDEHNDEVATPGWRDKQGSGSFSGSHTKEDHLSAERTAVQVTIDNVVLRGTSLVNTKWIYGLVINTGNRTKLMKNASTKSRQKWSRLEFVYGNHVIVLIICQVLISFIVAIAGVLWMRRKGYNLWYLNLGHQADSLKTFFITIGSMILLFGSFIPVDLLLIWEVVRLLQGYLINWDNDMYSAKCGRHALSKAGQLLEEMGNITHIYSDKTGTLTQNIMQLQNIGLGNKGIYGFYDFSNIRENILRRRGGGSGGSGGSGASGASGVSGGMSGLCGKSQRDWRNRRGGEDLPTRDSADPSLSSEDGSGESCELPPLTWSKTSVNPHKEKKSLMHRNSLTSEHAAADVYAEDDFQRGENEFVFFNRILFVNKIYSIRGDVEDQVHFLLLVLSLCHSAMIRNVDIDEVGGAANAASEPSEAREAREANEAGERAADMVVNEADGPASGEGGAPPARAPSGEGNPEKTKIFDRETMINYTYLTQPQPQYDASSPDELALISTALYLGCEFVNRPNLTTIEIELTSTFAQRFILGEKAYNDFLQKKGYYEDNFDVCFPEVGSSRERRRDPRLSDAPGRESGNMGSANKESGIKESANLHVAIPMKNLFTANRANPKEEAKREGEKNNRVVVPILAYEILDVFAFDNVRKRMSLIVKNEKKEIYMLVKGADTSVLKLAAKNQEHIVDHVMYQLNAFATSGLRTLVLGYKHLTEEEFANMYQHHVEARKKSEQRKEGEDYLGKFYDEAEANLIIIGCTGIDDKLQDDVPQVIQDLRDAGMTICVLTGDKLETAINIGHSINILNKQTYNAVFTETDPNVLLEQMKIHERNTNAANLLNVDHGTKWWNSVNWENLNLDLRSETILNFMKTNFYGSIKKSVISSTNMYNLRNENSLPELAKQEKIFNSFLESSESFANNCNDVEKAKGKDKVHYSQFSITITGEALDEIMKSKILKIKFYTLARSASTLIACRVTPKQKSLLVKENSAFNPRGTSLAIGDGANDVGMILMANVGVGIAGKEGLQAARSSDFTISEFKYLKKLLFVHGRESLRRNSFLVYFCIFRNVSFCLCSMVLNFWTGYSAIDAWNPWTKQIINIAFTSLPVIFFVALDKQLPHRILLKNPLLYETSPSTLWPLYSNKRIEFYTEKIKQVYKSIFHFCLIPFRLIPFFQKSTNKMKAWIGKRSKPEKYRSYGTHYLFVYLLFAIWLATVETIIMLHFATGQADSLKEEQHNVDIDFHTFSQILYTHHVIAVNAVVVLLTNTWFVISHIVLWMEIVATFFFWFIVSNTKLFLHIMGADELHGTFEKAHSSGNFYLAMFVSLYVSLLPLILLMTYQFMKKPTMEQIVLEQLKLGKFEGLRKYEVKKLAYIDSKNSSHVFSHKGFAFAVEAKEAFWGLVQKAIYKIKIPLAKAEGQK